The genomic DNA CTCGGTGTCTCCGAAGTTGTTGACTGCGATGCGGGTCAGAGTATGGGGTGCTTTGAGGTCCAGTACGATGAACCAGCGGTTGTGGTTACGGTCGGTATCTTGAGGGTTCCAGCTAGTTTTATCATCCCCATCCAAGACTTTAGCGGCATCATATGTCACCCCGTGGTGAACCCACGGGGTGCCGGCGGAGTCCACAACCCATGAGGACTTCTGTACCAGCCATTGGCCCAAGGAAGACGACGcagtatctttaaaaaaataactagagttcggcgacctcatacctccatgaaacattgagtgtttttgtcgactttatgtttgttgatgatgacttgtatGTAATAATATTCGTGTTATTTCTACTATTTATGTGGATAGTTATCACATGGGTACTATGGTAACATACAACAGGTGTAGGGAATCtttatgatgtttatattatcacGTTATAATAGTATTGGCAACTTGCAAGGTCCAGAGTATGTTTCAGAATTCATAACAAATAACTACAGGATACAAAACATCTTCAACAAAAGcaataatacacaaaatgttcatcaaccaatacctacatatAGGTTACGGCAAGGAGCTTtaatataagctccttggttacgGGGACACGTTTATGCCAGATATTGGAacggtccaagatggcggcagctGCTTTTGTCTGAGCTCCCATCTTTATCATATATTGTAAAATTCTGTCCTAAAATCTTGCCATCGTCCATAAATCATACCAGAATCTGAAAGTTGAATGTCTTAAGGCTTATTCTGTATGAGAAAATTGGACGTTTGACGAATCTGTGCGGAGATATTGGACGGAAAAACCTGGTCTCCCAGACAACAAAGGACGCTGTATCCGGGCAACAACAAAGGACGCCACTTTCTCGCCAGCGGAAACACCGCAGCGGGCTCCCTTAGTTGGAGCCCCCGCCGGTAGGTTTCTCTCTCTGCAACATTTACACTGATTTTTTACatagtctgtgtttgtttgtggtgaTTTATCACCAGCTCGTCGCTGCCGAGAGTATCTCTTGTCATttcagtacccccccccccccggcagAATGGCACCAAGAAAAGGCAACACTTACGAAGACGACTCTGTATCTCTGTCAGTTGTCAAAGAACTACTAGAACTACAAGAGAGGAACTTCAATCATTCCTGGACACGATTATGGAGTCAACCCACAAGAGAATGGACAACATTATACGGGAAGTTCAAGAGATTAAGGACAGCCTTCACTTCTCACAAAAGGAAATCGACGACAACAAACTCAACCTATATCGACATGTACAAAAGGTAGAGGACATAGAAACAGAAATAACCCTACTCAAGAAAGACATCACCGCAAACGACACCAAAGTTGACTACCTTGAAAATCAATCGCGAAGAAATAATATATTGATTGACGGAGTCGCTGACACGAAGGACGAGACTTGGGACCAGTGTGAGCAGAAAGTAAGGGATCTACTCAAGGAAAAACTGAAGCTAGATCCAAAACAGATAGAAATAGAAAGAGCGCACAGGAACGGACGTTTTCAGGACGGAGGACGACCGCGCCCAATCGTAGCGAAACTGCTAAGATTCAAGGACAAGGACACAATCATCAAACGAGCAAAGTATCTGAAAGGAAGCACTATCTACATGAACGAGGATTTTTCCGAGAAGGTGAGACAGAAGAGGAAGGAACTGATCCCGGAAATGAAAGCTGCACGTGAACGTGGAAACATCGcgtacctgaaatttgacaaactTATTGTCCACCCACCTGGAGAGGGAGGAGCAGATCGCAGGCGCACTAGAGCCGACTCCAGACACTGAAGACACGGAATTTCCTGAACTGTTTTGAGCTAAGTCAAATAACCCTTAACCACCCAACATGAACTCAAACCCCCCACAACCTAGCACCTTGATTTTTAATCCATGTGACCTGAATAATTTAGATAATGGGTCACAAATCTCCCCACTGGATCCTGATACTAACTTTCTGAATGACTTTTACACTTCTATAAATACAACTTCCCAATATCATACTGTTGAAACCTTTAATAAATCTTGTAGCACACCCTGTTGTAACACTCTATCCTTGTTCAACTTAAATATACGAAGCCTTCCATGCCATTTTGATGAACTGAATGAATATATCTCTTCCCTGCACCAACATTTTACAGTTATTGCATTAACAGAAACATGGCTAACAGAAAATATCGCGGAAAATTATAGTATACCTGGTTATAACAACATACACCACTGCAGAAAGAATAGATCTGGAGGGGGTGTGTCACTATACATTAGAAACGACATGTATCAT from Branchiostoma floridae strain S238N-H82 unplaced genomic scaffold, Bfl_VNyyK Sc7u5tJ_1341, whole genome shotgun sequence includes the following:
- the LOC118407423 gene encoding protein unc-13 homolog C-like — translated: MESTHKRMDNIIREVQEIKDSLHFSQKEIDDNKLNLYRHVQKVEDIETEITLLKKDITANDTKVDYLENQSRRNNILIDGVADTKDETWDQCEQKVRDLLKEKLKLDPKQIEIERAHRNGRFQDGGRPRPIVAKLLRFKDKDTIIKRAKYLKGSTIYMNEDFSEKVRQKRKELIPEMKAARERGNIAYLKFDKLIVHPPGEGGADRRRTRADSRH